In Campylobacter showae CSUNSWCD, one genomic interval encodes:
- a CDS encoding cytochrome c oxidase, cbb3-type, CcoQ subunit — MDAQTLRELQGYGAFIFLAVCAALLYGYYFHLYRSEKSGRRDYERYSDLALKDGIDEEILESASIEQNAKKEK, encoded by the coding sequence ATGGATGCGCAAACTCTAAGAGAGCTCCAAGGATACGGAGCTTTTATCTTTCTAGCAGTGTGCGCCGCGCTTCTTTACGGATACTATTTTCATCTATATAGATCCGAAAAGAGCGGCAGGCGAGACTACGAAAGATACTCCGATCTGGCCCTAAAAGACGGCATAGACGAGGAAATTTTAGAGTCTGCGTCCATAGAGCAAAACGCTAAAAAGGAAAAATAA
- a CDS encoding FixH family protein: MAKNYWPHAIVGSLILIVASCVATVVLAVKNPVEMDGFYFERYQNVDENINEIEASQRRFDAKYDLDFNPEFDGLNGYFGIAVTPKNGLVSLNFTHEILLTRPATNEQNQNLDAKFDGQILKTAPVTLPKKGRWQILLKISDTNDTGFYKFNFEAR; encoded by the coding sequence ATGGCTAAAAACTACTGGCCTCACGCTATCGTCGGCTCGCTTATTTTGATAGTCGCCTCCTGCGTAGCGACCGTCGTCCTGGCTGTGAAAAACCCCGTGGAGATGGACGGTTTTTACTTCGAGCGCTACCAAAACGTCGATGAAAATATAAACGAGATCGAGGCTAGTCAGCGTAGATTTGATGCCAAATACGATCTTGATTTCAATCCTGAATTTGACGGATTAAACGGATATTTTGGTATCGCCGTCACGCCTAAAAACGGCTTGGTATCGCTAAATTTCACACACGAGATTTTACTAACTAGACCCGCGACGAACGAGCAAAATCAAAATTTAGACGCCAAATTTGACGGGCAAATTTTAAAAACCGCGCCCGTGACGCTCCCAAAAAAAGGCAGATGGCAAATTTTGCTAAAAATCTCCGACACAAACGACACCGGCTTTTATAAATTTAACTTCGAGGCGCGCTAG
- a CDS encoding mechanosensitive ion channel family protein has product MLIGKWLAVKISNLISKLVISSRLDETLSNFLLNIIKTLLMAFVIIAAIANLGVETSMFVAALGAVGLAIGMAFKDTFSNIGAGFLIIFFRPFKLKDHIEVAGVQGAVKEINMFSTVLRTTDHKTIIIPNGRIVSSNIINFSKEGTRRVELVFCIDYQDDLKFAKEVILSLADENKKILKEPKPFVGVGGLGDNSVNLTARFWCASDDFSDVQFAMLESVKLAFDAKGISVPSRQLSISYQDKKENEQI; this is encoded by the coding sequence TTGCTTATCGGCAAATGGCTAGCAGTTAAAATTTCAAATCTTATATCAAAATTAGTCATTTCTTCTAGGCTTGACGAGACTCTTTCAAATTTTCTGCTGAATATCATTAAAACGCTGCTTATGGCTTTTGTAATCATAGCCGCGATCGCAAATTTGGGTGTCGAGACGTCTATGTTCGTTGCTGCGCTCGGTGCTGTCGGTCTTGCTATAGGCATGGCGTTTAAGGATACTTTTTCAAACATCGGTGCAGGATTTTTGATAATTTTTTTTAGACCGTTTAAGCTCAAAGACCACATAGAAGTCGCAGGCGTGCAAGGCGCGGTCAAGGAAATCAATATGTTTAGCACTGTTTTACGTACGACCGATCATAAAACCATCATTATCCCAAACGGACGCATCGTAAGTAGCAATATAATCAACTTCTCAAAAGAGGGCACTAGACGCGTCGAACTCGTGTTTTGCATAGATTATCAAGATGATTTAAAGTTCGCAAAAGAGGTTATTTTAAGCCTAGCCGACGAAAATAAAAAGATCTTAAAAGAGCCAAAGCCGTTTGTCGGCGTCGGAGGCCTGGGCGACAATAGCGTAAATTTGACCGCTAGATTTTGGTGTGCGAGCGATGATTTTTCCGACGTGCAGTTTGCTATGCTTGAGAGCGTTAAGCTTGCATTTGACGCTAAAGGTATCTCTGTACCGTCACGGCAGCTTAGTATTAGCTATCAGGATAAAAAGGAAAACGAACAGATTTAA
- a CDS encoding PD-(D/E)XK nuclease family protein — MQNLDKLYIFTNSRKIREFNAKFQNELVPKAMTIAQFEQKAVLVPGRFEADEAYALVLMQRACASVREASERLRIPSEFFAFLKNNDYLFSFFKELAISKKSVADLKFSDIYADYEEHLGILEAVLARYKELLAAENLYDGIVLPEIYELNGGFVKEFREINLEVDGFLSEFEWELFSETAKLTTLKIIFQTSKFNKKLISKLAEISGIEESEFGLYGEFELNLSSSELRKTGVVRKNPLVLKRSFGARSLQAAYAMAKASEFVADGIKPENIAVILPDESFAEILRLHDRGKMFNFAMGESFTRTRFFQILKCMVTAINDKIRVNLSEDNYKNFNEFEFNLHEFGVSGELFEKFKNGFEAPCSFEDFRALMEEILALESDHAAAQKTREELFYAQSLARYFSFTLRQICEIFLIKLARLRLDHVGGGKIGVMGVLESRGLKFEGVIVLDFNDDLVPKRSVNEMFLSSRVRQKAGLIGYVDRENLQRFYYESLIGGAKKAAICYAANEEKIASRFLGEFNAVEDARYGDESYAALFNGEFDAGGDFADEQNFEGEINPSLDEKNEAKSRQAKTAKERSLFEFDEADGELNLSDKFDEKAAQNKMPSEKRQAVNLINFTRKTPAKPKIFEQDIIVKHDFFAIPLSFSRLNTYLQCPRRYYYRYILGVQPPVMPQTASAADFGNSLHRALFEYYSKFERFDLAKFETVLRELNTPPLEREITMIKMEKFKAVEDARYEDGWRVQGLEKELDSVFAGVRITGKIDRIDGRGGELAVIDYKSGNFDAKSLQLPFYEALVGRPCEGYFYDLKDNMNLVAGEASTEALGEAIEQLKSINNTLINFGEAKGAMSEYEDYKILVKGEL; from the coding sequence ATGCAAAATTTAGACAAACTTTACATCTTTACCAACTCGCGAAAGATTCGCGAATTTAACGCGAAATTTCAAAACGAACTTGTGCCAAAGGCTATGACGATAGCGCAGTTTGAGCAAAAAGCCGTGCTGGTGCCGGGGCGCTTTGAGGCGGACGAGGCATACGCGCTGGTGCTGATGCAGCGAGCCTGCGCGAGCGTGAGAGAGGCCTCCGAGCGGCTGCGTATCCCGTCGGAGTTTTTTGCTTTTTTGAAAAACAACGACTATCTTTTTAGCTTTTTTAAGGAGCTTGCTATCAGCAAAAAGAGCGTGGCGGATCTAAAATTTAGCGACATTTACGCCGATTACGAGGAGCATTTGGGTATCCTTGAGGCGGTGCTGGCGCGCTATAAGGAGCTGCTCGCGGCTGAAAATCTATACGACGGTATCGTGCTGCCTGAAATTTACGAGCTAAACGGCGGATTTGTCAAAGAATTTCGCGAGATAAATCTCGAAGTAGACGGCTTTTTGAGCGAATTTGAGTGGGAGCTGTTTAGCGAGACCGCAAAGCTAACGACGCTAAAAATCATCTTTCAAACCAGCAAATTTAACAAAAAACTGATCTCAAAACTGGCTGAAATTTCTGGCATTGAGGAGAGCGAATTTGGTCTTTACGGCGAATTTGAGCTAAATTTGAGCTCGAGCGAGCTAAGAAAAACGGGCGTCGTGCGCAAAAATCCGCTCGTTTTAAAAAGAAGCTTTGGCGCTAGAAGCCTGCAGGCGGCGTATGCGATGGCAAAGGCTAGCGAGTTCGTGGCTGATGGCATCAAGCCCGAAAACATCGCCGTTATCTTGCCTGACGAGAGTTTTGCCGAGATCTTGCGCCTGCACGACCGCGGCAAGATGTTTAACTTCGCGATGGGCGAGAGCTTTACGCGCACGCGGTTTTTTCAAATTTTAAAGTGCATGGTAACCGCGATAAACGACAAAATCCGCGTAAATTTGAGCGAGGATAACTATAAAAATTTCAACGAATTTGAGTTTAATCTGCATGAATTTGGCGTTAGCGGCGAGCTGTTTGAGAAATTTAAAAACGGCTTTGAAGCGCCTTGCTCGTTTGAGGATTTTAGGGCGCTGATGGAGGAGATTTTGGCGCTTGAGAGCGACCACGCCGCCGCGCAAAAAACGCGCGAGGAGCTATTTTACGCGCAGAGTTTGGCGCGGTATTTTAGCTTTACGCTACGTCAAATTTGCGAGATATTTTTGATAAAGCTAGCTAGGCTTAGGCTAGATCACGTAGGCGGCGGCAAGATCGGCGTCATGGGCGTTTTGGAGAGTCGCGGTCTAAAATTTGAGGGTGTCATAGTGCTTGATTTTAACGACGATTTAGTGCCAAAGCGCAGCGTAAACGAGATGTTTTTAAGCTCGCGCGTGCGTCAAAAAGCGGGCCTCATCGGCTACGTGGACCGCGAAAATTTGCAGAGATTTTACTACGAGAGCCTAATCGGCGGCGCGAAAAAAGCGGCGATATGCTACGCGGCAAACGAGGAGAAAATCGCATCGAGATTTCTCGGCGAATTTAACGCCGTGGAGGACGCGAGATACGGCGACGAGAGTTATGCGGCGCTATTTAACGGCGAATTTGACGCGGGGGGCGATTTTGCGGATGAGCAAAATTTTGAGGGCGAGATTAACCCGAGTCTTGACGAAAAGAACGAGGCTAAATCTAGACAAGCAAAAACTGCCAAAGAGCGGAGTTTGTTTGAATTTGACGAAGCGGACGGCGAGCTAAATTTGTCCGACAAATTTGACGAAAAAGCGGCGCAAAACAAAATGCCGAGCGAAAAACGGCAAGCCGTAAATTTGATAAATTTCACGCGAAAAACGCCTGCAAAGCCTAAAATTTTCGAGCAGGACATCATCGTCAAGCATGATTTTTTCGCTATTCCGCTCTCTTTTAGCAGGCTAAACACATATCTGCAGTGCCCGCGGCGGTATTATTACAGATATATCCTGGGCGTTCAGCCGCCCGTGATGCCTCAAACGGCGTCTGCGGCGGACTTTGGCAACTCGCTTCATAGGGCGCTTTTTGAGTATTATTCTAAATTCGAGCGATTTGACCTCGCTAAATTTGAAACGGTGCTAAGAGAGCTAAATACTCCGCCGCTAGAGCGCGAGATAACGATGATAAAGATGGAAAAATTTAAGGCCGTAGAGGACGCCAGATATGAGGACGGATGGCGCGTGCAGGGGCTTGAAAAAGAGCTTGATAGCGTCTTTGCAGGCGTGCGTATAACGGGCAAAATCGACCGCATAGATGGGCGCGGCGGCGAGCTAGCGGTGATTGATTACAAAAGCGGAAATTTCGACGCCAAATCGCTGCAACTACCCTTTTACGAGGCGCTTGTGGGTAGGCCTTGCGAGGGGTACTTTTACGATCTTAAAGATAACATGAACTTGGTGGCGGGCGAGGCTAGCACGGAGGCGCTGGGCGAGGCGATCGAGCAGCTAAAATCCATCAACAACACGCTGATAAATTTCGGGGAGGCCAAGGGCGCGATGAGCGAATACGAAGACTATAAAATTTTAGTGAAAGGCGAACTATGA
- the rplM gene encoding 50S ribosomal protein L13, protein MTKITKPNEVEREWIVLDAAGKRFGRLLTEVATLLRGKHKPNFTPNVDCGDYVIIINASKAEFTGNNKAEQKLYHRHSGYFGSTKSEKFGELLADKPEKLFKLAVRGMLPKTKLGREMIKKLKVYAGSEHPHTAQIAKKEGK, encoded by the coding sequence ATGACGAAAATAACAAAACCAAACGAAGTGGAGCGTGAGTGGATCGTGCTCGACGCGGCAGGCAAGCGTTTTGGTAGATTGCTAACCGAGGTAGCCACGCTGCTTCGCGGTAAGCATAAGCCAAATTTCACTCCGAATGTCGATTGCGGCGATTACGTTATCATAATCAACGCTTCTAAAGCCGAATTTACAGGCAATAATAAAGCCGAGCAAAAGCTTTATCACCGCCATTCAGGATATTTCGGTAGCACGAAAAGCGAGAAATTCGGCGAGCTTTTAGCCGATAAGCCGGAAAAGCTGTTCAAGCTAGCCGTTCGCGGAATGCTTCCAAAAACAAAACTCGGCAGAGAGATGATAAAAAAACTAAAAGTTTACGCCGGCAGCGAGCATCCGCACACGGCTCAAATAGCTAAAAAAGAAGGAAAATAA
- the rpsI gene encoding 30S ribosomal protein S9: MAKVYATGKRKTAVAKVWLKPGSGKILVNGLDLNTWLGGHEAIKLKVVQPLLLTKQEGSVDVTATTLGGGYSAQAEALRHGISRALALFDTDFRATLKPKGLLTRDSRVVERKKFGRRKARRSPQFSKR; this comes from the coding sequence ATGGCGAAAGTTTATGCAACCGGTAAAAGAAAAACTGCCGTAGCAAAAGTCTGGCTAAAACCGGGCAGCGGTAAAATTTTAGTAAACGGACTTGATCTAAACACTTGGCTTGGCGGACACGAGGCTATCAAGCTAAAAGTAGTTCAACCTCTACTTTTAACAAAACAAGAGGGTTCTGTAGATGTGACCGCAACGACTCTAGGCGGCGGATACTCTGCTCAGGCTGAGGCGCTAAGACACGGTATTTCAAGAGCATTGGCTCTATTTGACACCGACTTTAGAGCGACTCTAAAACCAAAAGGTCTACTAACTCGCGACTCACGCGTCGTCGAGCGTAAGAAATTCGGTAGAAGAAAAGCTAGAAGAAGCCCGCAGTTCTCTAAACGCTAA
- a CDS encoding c-type cytochrome — protein MQWFNLEDNVNLLGLIGAIAIVLATAFVVSRLVGQMKVAKPKAELSEHGWDGIGEYKNPLPLGWAVVYVLVIVWALWYMLAGYPLNSYSQIGEYNEEVAAANAKFEKNFANPDAKTLHAMGESVFLVQCSACHGITGDGINGRAADLSKWGSEEGIYDTIINGSKGLEYPMGEMPAGMADEEGAKAIAAYIAKEISGIKKTKNENLVASGKELFATCAACHGEDGKGMEGMSPDLSKYGTASFVEDVLQRGKKGTIGTMPKFNDGRLNALQQKAVGEYVISLSKGE, from the coding sequence ATGCAATGGTTTAATTTAGAAGATAACGTAAATTTGCTGGGGCTTATCGGAGCTATTGCTATCGTTTTGGCCACGGCTTTCGTCGTAAGTCGCTTGGTCGGGCAGATGAAGGTAGCAAAACCTAAGGCCGAGCTTAGCGAGCATGGCTGGGATGGCATAGGCGAGTACAAAAACCCTCTGCCGCTGGGCTGGGCGGTCGTTTACGTGCTGGTTATCGTTTGGGCTTTGTGGTATATGCTAGCAGGCTATCCGCTAAACTCATACTCGCAGATTGGCGAATACAACGAGGAAGTCGCCGCTGCGAATGCTAAATTTGAAAAGAACTTCGCAAATCCGGACGCCAAGACGCTTCACGCGATGGGCGAGAGCGTGTTTTTGGTGCAGTGCTCGGCCTGCCACGGTATCACCGGCGACGGCATAAACGGCAGGGCCGCAGACCTTTCCAAATGGGGCAGCGAAGAGGGGATATATGATACGATAATAAACGGCTCAAAAGGCCTTGAGTATCCGATGGGCGAGATGCCTGCCGGTATGGCGGACGAGGAGGGCGCAAAGGCGATCGCGGCCTACATCGCTAAAGAAATTTCCGGTATAAAAAAGACCAAAAACGAAAATTTGGTAGCCAGCGGCAAGGAACTTTTTGCGACCTGCGCGGCGTGCCACGGCGAGGACGGCAAAGGTATGGAGGGCATGAGCCCTGATCTATCCAAATACGGCACGGCGTCATTTGTCGAGGACGTATTGCAACGCGGCAAAAAGGGCACTATCGGTACGATGCCTAAATTTAACGACGGCAGACTAAACGCCTTGCAGCAAAAAGCGGTCGGCGAGTACGTTATCTCGCTTTCTAAAGGAGAATAA
- a CDS encoding OmpA family protein has product MRKIAIALVAATALFAADSAYKYELTPTIGGVHPEGNLGVNEQSAIGLRIGRNLENFFLDHVELGVSHTNKIREYGVDGKATRYFVNAIKDFGLTEKLSLYGLLGAGYEDVSKRFVKNDDGGFGQYGLGLRYQITDNFALRAEAVDAIKFNHGDHNLFYTLGFAVGFAPKNAPVVAEAPKVEAAPAPVSLDDDNDGVLNDVDQCPNTPAGVVVDETGCEKVIVLRDIGVNFAFDSYKVTPKYLEEIKKVANFMGENPGYRVVLSGHTDSVGAEAYNQKLSEKRANAVAKALEELGVSADKITTVGYGELKPVASNKTKEGRAENRRVEARFNK; this is encoded by the coding sequence ATGAGAAAGATTGCTATTGCTTTAGTTGCTGCTACAGCTCTTTTTGCTGCTGATTCAGCTTACAAATATGAATTAACTCCAACCATCGGCGGAGTTCACCCTGAGGGAAACCTAGGAGTTAACGAACAGTCTGCTATTGGTTTAAGAATAGGAAGAAACCTTGAGAATTTCTTCTTAGATCATGTTGAGCTTGGTGTTAGCCATACTAATAAAATAAGAGAATATGGCGTAGACGGTAAAGCTACTAGATATTTCGTTAACGCTATTAAAGATTTCGGTCTAACTGAAAAACTATCTCTTTACGGTTTGCTTGGCGCTGGATATGAAGATGTTTCAAAAAGATTCGTTAAAAACGATGACGGCGGTTTCGGTCAATACGGTCTTGGCCTAAGATACCAAATCACCGACAACTTCGCATTGCGTGCTGAAGCTGTAGACGCTATTAAATTTAACCATGGCGACCACAACCTATTCTATACTCTAGGTTTTGCAGTAGGTTTTGCTCCTAAAAACGCTCCTGTAGTTGCAGAAGCTCCAAAAGTTGAGGCAGCTCCAGCTCCTGTAAGCCTTGACGATGACAACGACGGCGTTTTAAACGATGTTGATCAATGCCCAAATACACCGGCTGGCGTAGTAGTTGACGAGACTGGATGCGAGAAGGTTATCGTTCTTAGAGATATCGGCGTAAACTTTGCATTCGACAGCTATAAAGTAACTCCAAAATATCTTGAGGAGATCAAAAAAGTAGCTAACTTTATGGGTGAAAATCCAGGCTACCGCGTAGTTCTAAGCGGTCACACAGATAGCGTTGGCGCTGAGGCTTATAACCAAAAACTATCTGAAAAAAGAGCAAATGCGGTAGCTAAAGCTCTTGAAGAGCTTGGCGTAAGCGCAGACAAGATTACAACTGTAGGATACGGTGAGCTTAAACCTGTTGCTTCAAACAAAACAAAAGAAGGACGTGCTGAAAACAGACGCGTTGAAGCCAGATTTAACAAATAA
- a CDS encoding DUF4006 family protein, which translates to MENTNRNVFGLHGVTGLLIATGLLLAILAALTYYAIKLQQEVAQKPYALNASELKMKSADNAKQVRVKE; encoded by the coding sequence ATGGAAAACACGAATCGAAACGTTTTCGGCCTCCACGGTGTGACTGGGCTACTCATCGCGACCGGGCTACTACTAGCGATCTTAGCGGCACTCACGTACTACGCGATCAAGCTTCAGCAAGAAGTCGCACAAAAGCCCTACGCGCTAAACGCCTCCGAGCTAAAGATGAAAAGCGCGGATAACGCCAAGCAAGTGCGCGTAAAGGAGTAG
- a CDS encoding RecB-like helicase translates to MKPFLALEASAGSGKTFALSVRFIAILLSGADAREITALTFTKKAANEMKERIVQTFLRLEEKSAELAELEQILGAGRDEILAMRDARATHFLESDLKIGTFDSFFVGILRSFCLNLGLSADFEVSENLNELQRGEFVASVSKDMWLLKALANLIATAERSQSSFFESLEMFYENFGELKSSENATFPNESGVAEALKNMREYVMARGGGKDAQNAVKKGTPGEILARSFMSRMSLDYRTFSKIYTPELDEMFFTLKARLKRYFDELEEYKIAELARFLKIYKECKISLNKRLNSLAFSDVTRLVYELLRGGEMDAQMLYFRLDGRINHLLIDEFQDTNVAQYEIMRPLIEEIVAGYGQNGLGSFFYVGDVKQSIYRFRGGKKELFGKLMRDFPQIKAQNLEVNYRSKKALVRFTNAVFAGKIENFKPQRTPEKEDERVNLVGQMPYFEAEADDLGFVRVSSGDDVAAEAAQQVKFLLGKGVREDDITVLCWKNDDINKIANLLDEAGIKSVSEGVMPLLASKNVRAVVEYAKFCLFNERIYKLNTEAILDVNAVKLSVNPQKSALESLHYLAGKLGVDMSNADVLRLLELAQPYSNLTEFIYNLGRFEAKASAKSGEGVKIMTVHKSKGLEFENVIVCDKMGAGRHDGSNFIAEYDADAGSWQVRHNVKKQCIDEEFARLKEKAAWLEREEDMNKLYVALTRAISGLIIVKKTGANGKNPSFFGAYESSGEVVEYLDLVDFSFGEPTPSKARNLTSVGKFEPIELAQISKQIVDETPKTEGKNQKAIYFGLALHYLLEMAEKFDEDSLKTAQISMRNAFHKFLDEGELDEIYARGLNLINEPKFKQMTQGKRAFKEQPLRYEGALKQLDLLCLDETQICVIDYKTSDKNIDENIAQVAEYKKILAQIYPNLSVKAAIFYVLRDEIRSIDI, encoded by the coding sequence ATGAAGCCGTTTTTGGCCCTCGAGGCGAGTGCGGGCAGCGGCAAGACCTTTGCGCTTAGCGTGCGTTTTATCGCGATTTTGCTATCAGGCGCCGACGCGCGCGAGATCACGGCGCTAACCTTTACCAAAAAGGCCGCCAATGAGATGAAAGAGCGCATCGTGCAGACCTTTTTGCGGCTCGAGGAAAAGAGCGCGGAGCTAGCCGAGCTGGAGCAAATTTTAGGTGCCGGCAGGGATGAAATTTTAGCTATGCGCGACGCGCGGGCGACGCATTTTTTAGAAAGCGATCTAAAAATCGGCACGTTTGACTCGTTTTTCGTTGGCATCCTGCGCAGTTTTTGCTTAAATTTGGGTCTAAGTGCGGATTTTGAAGTGAGCGAAAATTTAAACGAGCTGCAACGAGGAGAGTTTGTCGCTAGCGTAAGCAAGGATATGTGGCTACTAAAGGCGCTTGCAAATTTGATAGCGACGGCCGAGCGCAGTCAGAGTAGCTTTTTTGAGAGTTTGGAGATGTTTTACGAAAACTTCGGCGAGCTAAAAAGCAGCGAAAATGCGACCTTTCCAAACGAAAGCGGCGTTGCAGAAGCGCTAAAAAACATGCGCGAATACGTCATGGCTAGGGGTGGCGGCAAAGACGCGCAAAACGCCGTAAAAAAAGGGACTCCTGGCGAAATTTTAGCTCGCTCTTTTATGTCGCGCATGAGCCTTGATTATCGTACGTTTTCTAAAATTTATACGCCGGAGCTCGACGAGATGTTTTTTACGCTAAAAGCGCGGTTAAAGCGGTATTTTGACGAGCTAGAGGAGTATAAAATCGCCGAGCTGGCTAGATTTTTAAAAATCTATAAAGAGTGCAAAATCTCGCTAAACAAAAGGCTAAATTCGCTTGCATTTAGCGACGTGACGCGCCTAGTTTACGAGCTTTTACGAGGCGGCGAGATGGACGCGCAGATGCTTTATTTTAGGCTCGACGGGCGCATAAATCACCTACTCATCGACGAGTTTCAAGACACCAACGTCGCGCAGTACGAGATCATGCGACCTCTCATCGAAGAGATTGTTGCTGGATACGGACAAAACGGGCTTGGCAGCTTTTTTTACGTGGGCGACGTAAAGCAGAGCATTTACCGTTTTCGCGGTGGCAAAAAGGAGCTTTTTGGTAAGCTGATGCGAGATTTTCCGCAGATCAAAGCACAAAATTTGGAGGTAAACTACCGCAGTAAAAAGGCGCTGGTTAGATTTACGAACGCAGTATTTGCAGGCAAGATCGAAAATTTTAAACCACAAAGAACGCCCGAAAAAGAGGACGAGCGAGTAAATTTAGTAGGACAGATGCCGTATTTTGAGGCGGAGGCGGACGATCTTGGATTCGTGCGGGTAAGTAGCGGCGATGACGTGGCGGCAGAGGCGGCGCAGCAGGTTAAATTTCTGCTTGGAAAAGGTGTCCGCGAGGACGATATCACCGTGCTTTGCTGGAAAAACGACGACATAAATAAAATCGCAAATTTGCTTGACGAAGCTGGCATAAAAAGCGTGAGCGAGGGCGTGATGCCTCTGCTAGCTAGCAAAAACGTGCGAGCAGTAGTGGAGTACGCTAAATTTTGCCTATTTAACGAGCGAATTTATAAGCTAAATACCGAAGCGATCCTGGACGTAAACGCCGTAAAACTAAGCGTAAATCCGCAAAAATCGGCGCTTGAGAGCCTGCACTATCTGGCGGGCAAGCTTGGCGTAGATATGAGCAACGCGGACGTTTTGCGGCTGCTTGAACTTGCGCAGCCTTATTCAAATTTGACCGAGTTTATCTATAATCTTGGTAGATTTGAGGCAAAAGCGAGCGCAAAAAGCGGCGAGGGCGTGAAAATCATGACCGTGCACAAGTCAAAGGGACTGGAGTTTGAAAATGTGATCGTGTGCGATAAAATGGGCGCCGGACGGCACGATGGGTCAAATTTTATCGCTGAATACGACGCTGACGCGGGCTCCTGGCAGGTGCGCCACAACGTCAAAAAACAGTGTATCGACGAGGAGTTTGCAAGGCTAAAAGAAAAGGCGGCGTGGCTCGAGCGCGAGGAGGATATGAATAAGCTCTACGTCGCGCTGACGCGGGCTATCAGCGGGCTAATCATCGTCAAAAAAACGGGCGCAAACGGCAAAAATCCGAGCTTTTTTGGGGCGTATGAGAGTAGTGGCGAGGTTGTAGAGTATCTTGATTTGGTCGATTTTAGCTTCGGCGAGCCTACGCCTAGCAAGGCGCGAAATTTGACGTCGGTAGGCAAATTTGAGCCTATTGAACTAGCTCAAATTTCAAAGCAAATCGTGGATGAAACGCCCAAAACCGAAGGCAAAAATCAAAAGGCGATTTATTTTGGCTTGGCGCTACACTATCTGCTAGAAATGGCGGAAAAATTTGACGAGGACTCTCTAAAAACCGCGCAAATTTCGATGCGAAATGCTTTTCATAAATTTTTAGACGAGGGCGAGCTGGATGAAATTTACGCTCGCGGGCTAAATTTGATAAACGAGCCTAAATTTAAGCAAATGACGCAGGGGAAGCGTGCGTTTAAAGAGCAGCCCTTGCGATATGAGGGCGCGTTAAAACAGCTTGACCTTCTCTGCTTGGATGAAACCCAAATCTGCGTGATTGACTACAAAACGAGTGATAAAAATATAGATGAAAATATCGCGCAAGTGGCGGAATACAAAAAAATATTGGCTCAAATTTACCCGAATTTGAGCGTAAAGGCGGCGATATTTTACGTTTTGCGGGATGAAATTCGAAGCATTGATATTTAA
- the ccoO gene encoding cytochrome-c oxidase, cbb3-type subunit II: MFSWLEKNPFFFAVMVFIFIAYAGVIEILPDFANRARPLEGTKPPTVLQLAGKHVYMKDSCNACHTQQIRPFKAETDRYGMYSLSGEYAFDRPHLWGSKRTGPDLWRVGNYRTTDWHENHMKEPTSVVPGSIMPAYKHHFSNNADIETAYGEAVTTKKVFGVPYDVEGMPSLGTYEQAQAAAKEEAAAIVEEMKDEEVKKAFERGEIREIVALIAYLNSLK; the protein is encoded by the coding sequence ATGTTTAGTTGGTTAGAGAAAAATCCCTTCTTTTTCGCGGTTATGGTTTTTATATTTATCGCCTATGCGGGCGTGATCGAGATACTGCCTGATTTTGCCAACAGAGCTAGGCCGCTTGAGGGCACCAAGCCGCCGACGGTTTTACAGCTTGCGGGCAAACACGTGTATATGAAAGATAGCTGTAACGCCTGCCACACGCAGCAAATTCGCCCTTTTAAGGCCGAGACCGACAGATACGGCATGTATTCGCTAAGCGGCGAGTATGCGTTTGATCGCCCGCATCTTTGGGGTTCTAAAAGAACAGGCCCCGACCTTTGGCGCGTGGGCAACTACCGCACCACCGACTGGCACGAAAATCACATGAAAGAGCCGACCTCCGTGGTGCCTGGTTCTATAATGCCTGCTTACAAGCATCACTTTAGCAATAACGCCGACATCGAAACCGCATACGGCGAAGCGGTAACGACGAAAAAGGTATTTGGCGTACCGTACGACGTAGAGGGTATGCCAAGCCTAGGCACCTACGAGCAGGCACAAGCAGCCGCTAAAGAAGAAGCCGCCGCTATAGTTGAAGAGATGAAAGACGAAGAGGTCAAAAAGGCCTTCGAGCGCGGAGAGATCCGCGAGATAGTGGCGCTCATCGCCTATCTAAATAGCTTAAAATAG